In Candidatus Contubernalis alkalaceticus, the genomic window GAGTGGTATCCCTGAACCCCCCGGCAGCTAGAAATAGAGCCTTACCCATATCCACACCGATTTCAGGCAGAGTGTTTACCAAAATTACCGCAGCCAGATGAGGCAGATGGCTTACTGACGCCACCAGCAGATCATGCTCCCGGGGATCCATTACCAAACCTTGTGCCCCTATCTCCTCTACCATCAGTTTTAAGGTCTGCAGGGCGGTGAGATTAGTGCTCTCAGTGGCCGTCAGAACATATATGGCATTCTCCAGCAGGTAGGGATTGGCAGCCTCCACCCCAGATTCTTCAGAACCCGTCATGGGATGCCCCCCCACAAAATAGATTTCTGCGGGCAAAAATTCCTCAACCTTTTCTGTAATCTCCCCTTTAGTGCTGCCCAGGTCTGTAATGATGCATCCGGTTTTTAAAAAAGGTAAAATTTCTTTAATAACCGGAAGGCTCACCCCTACCGGTGCCGCCAACACCACCAGTTCCGCATTTTCTACCGCCTGTGAAAGGTGAACTGTCCCTTTATCCACAGCCCCCAGCATCAGAGCATTTTCTATTTTCCCCTGGTCCCGAAATACCCCGACTACTTCCTCGGCCAGGCGTCGATTTCTCAGAGCCATCCCCAGGGATCCGCCCATTAACCCAACTCCTATGATTGCTACTTTCCCAAATAATACCTTTTCCACAGATAATTCTCCTTTATAAAAACCTTGAAACTTAAGTCATCGTTGACCCAAACAAAAATGCGGCTTAGTTAACTCCCACCACTCCCGAGACTAAAACTATAGATATTATACTTACATGGTGCGGTCCACACTGGCCGCGACCCGCCCCAATTCCTGCATTAATTCTTTAAACTGCCCTGGGTTTAGGGACTGAGGCCCATCACATAAAGCCCTTTCCGGGTCAGGATGAACTTCAATCATCAACCCGTCTGCTCCGGCGGCGATGGCGGCCTTACACATGGAGCTAACCAGCCGCCGCTGTCCGGTGCCGTGGCTGGGATCTACAATCACCGGCAGGTGACTTAGACCCTTGACTATAGGAATTGCACTTAAATCCAGAGTATTGCGGGTGTAAGTTTCAAAGGTCCGGATTCCCCTCTCACAAAGAATTACATTGTAATTGCCTCCGGACATCAAATACTCTGCGGCCATCAGCCATTCTTCTATGGTAGCAGAAAGTCCCCGCTTCAAAAGGACCGGTTTGCGGGTCTGACCCAGTTCCCTTAAAAGATGAAAGTTCTGCATATTCCGGGCTCCCACCTGCAGTATATCCGAATATTTTTCCACCAGAGGGACACATTGGGGATTCACCACCTCAGTAACGATACAGAGACCGGTTTTCTCCCGGGCTTCCGCCAAAAGCTTCAACCCCTCCTCCTCCATGCCCTGGAAGGCATAAGGAGAAGTGCGAGGCTTATAAGCTCCGCCCCGTAAAACATCGGCACCAGCCTCTTTAATAGAAGCTGCTATCTGCTTCACCTGCTCTTTACTTTCCACAGCACATGGACCTGCCATAACAATTAATTTTTCAGCCCCAATTTTTACACCGTTTAAGTTTATAATAGTATTCTCCTGCCTAAATTCCCTGCTTACCAGTTTGAAGGGCTTAGATATGGGAACTACCTTCTCTACCCCCTCCATGGCCTCCAGACCCAGGGAATGGGCTCTGGTTCGGTCCCCGATGGCTCCGATTACCGTACGGGTCTCCCCTTCCGAAAGGTGAATGCCAAACCCAACCTGTTTAAGCCTTGCCAACACATCATCAACTTGTTCTTTTTTTGCCCCCGGATTCATGACAATAATCACTTTTAATTCCCTCCTCTAAACTATAAACAAATTCCGGCTGAATTTATTATTTCCAACACAGAGCTTGTTCATTTTGTAATGTGTAAAAGTTTTAATGCCGTAAAAAAAAGCCATATACTAAAAAAAGCCTACATCCCCATAGGGACGAAAGCTGTTCTTCCGCGGTGCCACCCTGATTGGCTGAAATAAAATCCAACCCACTTAAGTAAGGTACGAAAGGGCTTAACCCTTCTTATACCCCCCCCTTTGTAACGGCAGGAGAACCCGTCAAAGCCTAACGGCCGATGGTCTTTAAACCAGCAGCTTTCGGTTTGCCTCTCCCAGGTGTATTCGGCATGAACCCGGCACCGGGGTCTCAGCACCCCCCGGCTCTCTTCAGCCTTATTCATACTTACTCTTCCCAGTCATCGAATTAACGATTCATAATTTGAGGTTAATTTTACTACTGAAGAACCCTTTTGTCAAATGGTTTTTTGAGATATTAGTCGGATATTAGGTAAGAAATATTAATTGAAACTCCTTGCTGGTCGTATCAAAAGCAAAAATAAAACTATACCTTACATTTTTAAGGATATAGATGTTTTATTTGCTTCAACCCCAACTAATCACTCTACTCCCGGGCCAACACATCCAGCACCCGGGGGTGTATATATTCCGACACCTCTCTATTGGAGCCCCCCATAGTAATCACCACCAGTTTTCCTGAACATATCTCCTCCGCCAGTTTTTTCAACTCCCTGACTAAATCCACAAATAAGTCCCTACCCAGACCCCGGGAACCATAGTCATCTTTGTGGGTATCGTGGCCCAACAGGTGAATAATTATGTCCGGCCCAAATGTCCGAGCCCTGGGGAAGAACTCACTCCTTACCTTTTCCAGGTACTCCTCATCTGACATGATATTTCCCACCCTGACATCCACCTTGGTCCCCAGATCCTCCACCACATCCAGGTCGCAGAAGCAAACATGCAGCACCTGGCGGTCTCCCAAAAAGATTTCCCGGGTGCCGTCACCGTGATGACTATCGGTGTCTATTATAGCCGCCCGGACCCCTTCATGTTTCTGCTGTAAATTAGCTAAGGCCGGGCCAGTGGATGAAATGTAGGTGCCCCCCCAGGCATTGAAATAACCTGCGTGGTGTCCCGCTGCCACGTTAAATACCAGAGCATTTTTCAGCTCTCCCCGATACACCTTTTCCGCCGCCTCCACACAACCCCCCACTGAAAAAAGGGCTCCCTGAGCATAGTCCTGCCGAAAAAGGCCCTCCACCAGCTGCGCCTCATGTACCTGATATAAAAGGAGATTGCTAACTTTTTGAGGCTCTATTAAAACCACTTCCGGCAGACCAAGGAACTTGTCCATTATTTTAGGAAAATTTTTAAATTTATGACCCATTACCGGCCAGAACTTCTGGCTGAATATTTCATGAAAAAAAACCCCGGTTTTCATGGCATCCCCTCTCATCCACCAATTCCCACTTATTTCTGCTATTATACTATCTCAACAGAGTCTCCCTTTTTAACCTTCCCCTCTGAAACAACTTTACAAAATGACAACCAACCCATAATTATAATTAATTGTAATGCCGGCTTTAGGTTTATAAGCTACAGAATCAGTTAGGAGGGACAGGCCCCTTGTCCCTCCTGTCCCCCTGCCCCACTTTAACTACTCCCCGTTTTCCTCTTTTTTATTCTCTCCGTCTTTAGCACCCAGGTTGAACTTGGAAATAATGTCCGGAGCCATTTCAAAAAGCTTCTCCAAGGAACCCCTTCCGGAGAAAGGAATAACGCTTACTTCCCCATCTTTAATTACCAGCATGGCATTGGGGCTGATTTTACAGCCAGCTCCGGCACCACTGCCGGTCCCCTCTTGACCACCCTGATCTTTCCCTCCGCCTCCGCCTCCGCCCAGGCCGAAGGATACGCTGATAATAGGTACTAGAGTGACTCCACCCACCTCAATGGGTTCACCCACTACAGTTTCCGTTTTTAATGTTCTTTCCAGCTTCTCAAAAAGTGAAGTCAAAACATCGTTTATTTCCATTTTTTATCTCCTCCTTATAATCTTCATTTTTTTGTCTTTCTTATGGATAGATACCCGTAAAACCAGGTTCAGGTTGCAGTTTTATATATTTTTTTTTGCTTCCTCCACTGGCGCCAGATTTCCAATGTCCTTTTGGAAAACAAAAACTTCAGCAGGCGAAACAGCACAGCCCCCGGAACCATTTTCCCTTCTAGATTAACTTCTAGGTCATAGTGCTCTCTGTCCCAGAGAGGCTGTAATTCAATACGAAAAATATTGCAAAGGCTTTTAAAAGACCAGAGGAAGGCCAGGAGCCAGCCCAGAAGGTGAGGTTCCTCCAGTCCTATTTCTCCACGGATTTCCAACTTCTCAGGCTTTAGTATCCCCAAAAGGTCCCAGAGTAATGACAGCATATGTTCCAGAGTGCTTCTTTTCATAAATACTTTTATAAACTTACTAGAATCCTTTTGGGATGAAGACTCTTTCTCCTTCTGTTTTTTATTCTCCTTTTTTTTCCTGGGCTTTTTCTCTTTTTGTTCTCCGGGGTTTACCTGGAAGCTAAAGGGTATAAAAAGAAACTTTAAATGGACCCTGGCCTCCTGTGGGCAGTAGCTAAAAAGAAAAGAATAAAGAGGCATCTGAGAGACCCCGCCCTGGGCAAAAAACTCTTTCCCATAACCGGCTTTCACCCGATAAGTAAGGGGCAGGAGAAGTACTGTCAGCAGAAGAAAAGCCAGCACTACGGCTAAAGCCAGCAGCAGGAATAATAATATTTTCAACCATATCGCCCCCTAGCTTCCTATGATATTTAAAATGCGATATTTCTTCAGACTTTTCTTAAAGGATTTCTGCTGACTCTCTACGACATTTTGAAGCACTTTGCTGCCGGGCAAATATCTCATGAAACCCACAGTTTTTTTCAAATTACGATAATGCAGCTCCCAAACGTCTATGCCTTTTTCTGACTTTTCTTTTTTCATTTCCTGAGGAGTAAGATATTCATCCATACACTTTTCCCGCAGTTGGGATAGCTCCGGGGGAGCCTGTATCTCTCTAAACTGATTTTTTAAATCCCAATCCAGTATTTTAAGACGGTTCAATTCCCTCCGACAGTCCCGGCAGGAACTGAGGTGGTCTTCCAAGAAAATCAATTCTAACTGGCTCAATTCACCATCTATGAAAGACTGCAGCAAAATATTATAACTTTCGCACATTTCCTATACCTCCAAAACACCGTATTCTTCTAAGTTTTTTTTCAACAAACACCGGGCCCTATGTATACTGTTTTTAACTGTCCCTATGGGCTGCTTGAGAGTAGAAGCAATTTCATCATAACTCATATTTTCCAGATACCTTAAGGTGATGGCCATCCGGTAGTTATCCGGAAGTCCCTGGAGACACCGGGCTATGGTTTCCCGGGTATCCCAAAAAATAACGTTCTCTTCCGTATTGTCCGATGAAGCCAGGGAATTGACCAGGGCCAGCTCGCCCCGGGTATTACCATTAATTGAAACCTGATTTATTGTCTTTTTGTCCCTGTGATAATTAATGCAGGTATTCACCGTAATCCTTTTCAACCAGGGCAGGAAAGGGCGCTTTTCATCAAATTTGGAAATAGAACGAAATAGTTTAATGTAGACCTCCTGCATAATGTCCAGGGATTCTTCCCGCTGTTGAGTAAACCCGTAACATATGCTGTAAAGGTAACCCTCATATTTTTTTAGAAGGGTATCAAAGGCCGCCCGTTCATAATTCTTACAACGCCTGATCAAATTCACTTCAATATCCACAGTGCTCTCCCCTTCACCACAGCCTACTATTGTTAATACCCAATAAAGAAAGTAAAGTTGCATAAATGTAAAATATATTTTTTAATCCAACAAAAAATAATAAAATTAATCCTTGTGCGATATAATTTGCCTTTTATAAAAAAAAATTGAATACTGCTTAAAGCTGTGGTACTATTAATATATAATACAATTTCAGCTATCTTTCTCCAGATTAACGAAAAAAGTATTATGACCTATATTAACCTCTTTTATTTGACTCTTTTTGTTAAGTGAACTCGTTTCAGCAAGCTGAAACATCAGGGAATCAGGTGGAGACTCTACTCCACCTGATTAAAAGCCCCACCTACGCTAACGCTTAGAGGTGGGGGTCTTATACCCTAAAAAAAAGAGATAAAAGAGTCAAAAGAGGGTTGATAGCCAATCATTTAATAAATAATATAAAAAAGGAGGAAACGCCAAAACCTTAAGTTAATTTCATAAAATATTACTTTAAAAAAACCCTCTCTTTTATTCATGTTTCCCCATTAAGAAGGAAAACACTAATTTAAACAATCTTATAAATAATAAAAGTCCTAATATGGAGGTTTATAATGAAAACTGTAATAGAACCTGTACCCTTAAGTTCTAAAGGTAAAACTTTTGTTTATTTAAATGCCCTGGGTTTAGTTGCTCTATGGGGAATCGGTATTTATGCTTTTTTGAGTTTAGCTGATCAAGTTCCCATCCATTTCGATGCTGTTGGAAAACCAACTACATATGGAAATAAATTAACTCTTTTAAACATAGCCATGGCTCTAAGTGCTTTGCCTATATTTTTTATTCTGCTGGCAAGATATCGCTTCACTTTAATAAATAAATATCCCTACCTGATTAATCTTCCGACTTTTTTCTTACATATTAATAAAATATCGCCAAAAAGACGAGGGTTTTGGGTAAACAGGTATTTTGAGATACTTCTTTTGGTAGGTGTTGTCCTCACATTTTATTTGGTTGCTCTAATGATGATGTTATTTCTAGGTGCGGCAGCAGAGAGTTTGCCCTCGTGGTTTGCTACTTTTACAATAGTACCTCCTTTGGCACTATTAATTCCAACTTTATTTCTTATGCGTACCCTGACCAAAGAACTGAAGAATGAGGCGGGTTCTTAAGTTTTACCAATTAACAATTCTACCTTAAAAGTTTTTGTTTTAACTGTTTCTCAGCTCATCAAATATTGCCTCAAGAAATTCCGTGGTCTTTAAAGAGCGGTGCTTTATCTTAATCCCTTCAACCACAATTACTGTGGGGGTTGTGTCACTTTTAACTTCTTTTACTTCCAACTTTAACATACACATTGCTTTGCTTGCTTTCATGGGATCTCTGATCAGGCTGGCACCGCATTGGATTCCATAAGCCATATCACTGCCTTCCATGAGAGTTAGAAAAGCTCTACCATTAACTATTATATTCTTTACAGTCTGATGATTTCTCAAGAGTGCCGCAAAAATAGTTCTTTCATTGGGCGCTGCCATAAGGTGAACCGGCATTGCATGTGGATTACCCTGTTCTGTTAGGCTAGATAGAACAGCAGTAGTTCGCCCTTGATTTAACATATCCACAACTTCTGAAGGCAAATAATTTCCAAGCACTTTACTCATCCTACTTCCTCCTTCAATGAATCCTTTTAAACTATACTATCATATTTAACAATTCAAGTTATCTCTTTTATATTTAAGTTATGATTATAATTAGGGACAATATTTTCTTCCGTAGCGATAAAAGAAGTCAGATCCATTGCCACTTCCGGCAGGGCCTGACTTCTATTAT contains:
- a CDS encoding RNA polymerase sigma factor is translated as MDIEVNLIRRCKNYERAAFDTLLKKYEGYLYSICYGFTQQREESLDIMQEVYIKLFRSISKFDEKRPFLPWLKRITVNTCINYHRDKKTINQVSINGNTRGELALVNSLASSDNTEENVIFWDTRETIARCLQGLPDNYRMAITLRYLENMSYDEIASTLKQPIGTVKNSIHRARCLLKKNLEEYGVLEV
- a CDS encoding arginase family protein, which gives rise to MKTGVFFHEIFSQKFWPVMGHKFKNFPKIMDKFLGLPEVVLIEPQKVSNLLLYQVHEAQLVEGLFRQDYAQGALFSVGGCVEAAEKVYRGELKNALVFNVAAGHHAGYFNAWGGTYISSTGPALANLQQKHEGVRAAIIDTDSHHGDGTREIFLGDRQVLHVCFCDLDVVEDLGTKVDVRVGNIMSDEEYLEKVRSEFFPRARTFGPDIIIHLLGHDTHKDDYGSRGLGRDLFVDLVRELKKLAEEICSGKLVVITMGGSNREVSEYIHPRVLDVLARE
- a CDS encoding pyridoxamine 5'-phosphate oxidase family protein, coding for MSKVLGNYLPSEVVDMLNQGRTTAVLSSLTEQGNPHAMPVHLMAAPNERTIFAALLRNHQTVKNIIVNGRAFLTLMEGSDMAYGIQCGASLIRDPMKASKAMCMLKLEVKEVKSDTTPTVIVVEGIKIKHRSLKTTEFLEAIFDELRNS
- the aroF gene encoding 3-deoxy-7-phosphoheptulonate synthase, whose translation is MIIVMNPGAKKEQVDDVLARLKQVGFGIHLSEGETRTVIGAIGDRTRAHSLGLEAMEGVEKVVPISKPFKLVSREFRQENTIINLNGVKIGAEKLIVMAGPCAVESKEQVKQIAASIKEAGADVLRGGAYKPRTSPYAFQGMEEEGLKLLAEAREKTGLCIVTEVVNPQCVPLVEKYSDILQVGARNMQNFHLLRELGQTRKPVLLKRGLSATIEEWLMAAEYLMSGGNYNVILCERGIRTFETYTRNTLDLSAIPIVKGLSHLPVIVDPSHGTGQRRLVSSMCKAAIAAGADGLMIEVHPDPERALCDGPQSLNPGQFKELMQELGRVAASVDRTM
- a CDS encoding DUF1648 domain-containing protein; translation: MKTVIEPVPLSSKGKTFVYLNALGLVALWGIGIYAFLSLADQVPIHFDAVGKPTTYGNKLTLLNIAMALSALPIFFILLARYRFTLINKYPYLINLPTFFLHINKISPKRRGFWVNRYFEILLLVGVVLTFYLVALMMMLFLGAAAESLPSWFATFTIVPPLALLIPTLFLMRTLTKELKNEAGS
- a CDS encoding prephenate dehydrogenase, whose translation is MEKVLFGKVAIIGVGLMGGSLGMALRNRRLAEEVVGVFRDQGKIENALMLGAVDKGTVHLSQAVENAELVVLAAPVGVSLPVIKEILPFLKTGCIITDLGSTKGEITEKVEEFLPAEIYFVGGHPMTGSEESGVEAANPYLLENAIYVLTATESTNLTALQTLKLMVEEIGAQGLVMDPREHDLLVASVSHLPHLAAVILVNTLPEIGVDMGKALFLAAGGFRDTTRVAMSSPFMWRDIFLSNREMILEILDAFKEKIQVFEQMLEEEDGENLVKEFERARKTRLNIPKRVKGLLPGIYDLVVLVGDVPGVIGKMATLFGNNDINIKDIEILKSREEEGGSIRFSFSILEERDRAVKTLKAEGFQVVVR
- a CDS encoding anti-sigma factor family protein produces the protein MCESYNILLQSFIDGELSQLELIFLEDHLSSCRDCRRELNRLKILDWDLKNQFREIQAPPELSQLREKCMDEYLTPQEMKKEKSEKGIDVWELHYRNLKKTVGFMRYLPGSKVLQNVVESQQKSFKKSLKKYRILNIIGS
- a CDS encoding GerW family sporulation protein; protein product: MEINDVLTSLFEKLERTLKTETVVGEPIEVGGVTLVPIISVSFGLGGGGGGGKDQGGQEGTGSGAGAGCKISPNAMLVIKDGEVSVIPFSGRGSLEKLFEMAPDIISKFNLGAKDGENKKEENGE